A stretch of Ischnura elegans chromosome 4, ioIscEleg1.1, whole genome shotgun sequence DNA encodes these proteins:
- the LOC124157877 gene encoding splicing factor 45: MSLYDDLDAIKEKADQVAGWSSGIKLFQTQLQLKKTAQSQAKREQSRKPGAVLPPVIDLKSRKEDDDSGAVQGFGSKDGKSILPSNAQTTPSADLEWNGNEEYDPLWPNDYEKVVKELRERREREREKEDEERRRKHKEERDKRTRERFDEDRRKTGFGGRKGSEEEDEEEEDEGRTSNGDSTEGEKRTGGVAIAPPPSLQEGDGNSGEGDSGGGMGGPFDGTRQSFTGEGYGMGLGGSVAAKIMAKYGFKEGQGLGKQEQGISMALQVEKTSKRGGRIISEKDIMPPPVMGIPPVPLAVGPVGGSMPPPSVMPPPAGLPGAAAAASAAAQSTPKPEPTITEMMKNPSKVVLLRNMVGPGEVDEDLEPEVKEECNTKYGDVIRVLIYEMPNVPHDEAVRIFVEFKRIESAIKAVVDLNGRYFGGRQVKAGFYLWEKLNNLELAD; encoded by the exons ATGTCCTTGTATGACGATCTTGATGCAATCAAAGAGAAGGCAGATCAAGTTGCTGGCTGGTCTTCAGGTATTAAGCTATTTCAAACTCAGTTACAGCTTAAAAAGACAGCACAATCACAG gcgAAAAGAGAACAAAGTAGAAAGCCAGGTGCTGTACTACCCCCAGTGATAGATCTTAAATCTAGGAAGGAAGACGATGATTCGGGGGCTGTGCAAGGCTTTGGAAGTAAAGACGGTAAATCAATTTTGCCATCTAATGCCCAAACTACCCCCAGTGCCGACTTAGAATGGAATGGAAACGAAGAATATGATCCATTATGGCCAAATGACTATGAGAAAGTTGTGAAAGAACTACGCgagagaagagaaagagagagggaaaaagaagATGAAGAAAGGCGACGCAAACATAAGGAAGAGCGAGATAAAAGAACAAGAGAGAG GTTTGATGAGGATCGCCGCAAGACAGGATTTGGTGGGAGGAAAGGAAGTGAGgaagaggatgaggaggaggaagatgagggGCGTACATCCAATGGTGACAGCACTGAGGGTGAGAAGAGGACGGGAGGGGTGGCAATCGCTCCTCCTCCATCGTTGCAAGAGGGCGATGGCAACTCGGGTGAAGGTGACAGTGGAGGGGGAATGGGCGGTCCGTTTGATGGCACAAGGCAGTCGTTCACTGGGGAAGGATATGGAATGGGTCTTGGTGGCTCAGTTGCAGCCAAAATCATGGCCAAGTATGGATTCAAG GAAGGTCAAGGTCTTGGCAAACAGGAGCAGGGAATATCGATGGCTCTGCAGGTTGAGAAGACAAGTAAGAGGGGAGGTCGCATCATAAGTGAGAAGGACATAATGCCTCCTCCAGTCATGGGAATCCCTCCTGTCCCATTAGCAGTTGGCCCAGTTGGTGGGAGTATGCCACCGCCTTCGGTGATGCCTCCACCTGCTGGTCTTCCTGGAGCTGCAGCTGCAGCCAGTGCTGCCGCTCAGTCCACTCCCAAACCGGAACCCACTATAACGGAGATGATGAAGAATCCATCCAAAGTTGTGTTGCTCAGG AATATGGTTGGTCCTGGAGAAGTAGATGAGGATTTGGAGCCAGAAGTCAAAGAAGAGTGCAACACAAAGTATGGTGATGTAATTCGTGTTCTTATATATGAAATGCCAAATGTACCACATGATGAAGCTGTCCGTATATTTGTTGAATTCAAACGAATAGAGTCCGCAATAAAAG cGGTGGTTGACCTGAATGGGCGATACTTTGGTGGGCGGCAGGTTAAAGCTGGATTCTACCTATGGGAAAAACTGAATAACTTGGAGCTAGCTGATTAA